A single region of the Psychrobacter alimentarius genome encodes:
- a CDS encoding IlvD/Edd family dehydratase — MSQKKSLRSTAWFGAADKNGFMYRSWMKNQGIPDHEFDGRPIIGICNTWSELTPCNAHFRKIAEHVKKGILEAGGYPVEFPVFSNGESNLRPTAMLTRNLASMDVEEAIRGNPMDGVVLLTGCDKTTPALLMGAASCDVPAIVVTGGPMLNGKHKGKDIGAGTIVWQMHEELKAGKIDLNEFLSAESGMSRSAGTCNTMGTASTMACMAEALGTSLPHNAAIPAVDSRRYVLAHLSGMRIVDMVKEDLTLSKILTKEAFENAIKVNAAIGGSTNAVIHLKAIAGRIGVDLELEDWNRIGRGMPTIVDLQPSGRFLMEEFYYSGGLPAVLRRMGEHNLLPHPQALTANGQSIWENCQSSPIYNDEVIRQIDNPLSKDGGMCILHGNLAPKGAVLKPSAASAELMTHRGRAVVFEDLDDYKARIVDPDLDVDETCVLVLKNAGPKGYPGMAEVGNMGLPPKLLEKGITDMLRISDARMSGTAYGSVVLHVAPEARAGGPLAAVQNGDFIELDAYAGKLHLDVSDKELQQRLANLPAPPTPNFIGGYRELYVKHVLQADEGCDFDFLVGCRGSEVPRHSH; from the coding sequence ATGTCACAAAAGAAATCATTGCGCTCGACAGCTTGGTTTGGAGCGGCGGATAAAAATGGATTTATGTACCGTAGCTGGATGAAAAATCAAGGTATTCCAGACCATGAGTTTGATGGCAGACCCATCATCGGTATTTGTAATACGTGGTCAGAATTGACGCCTTGCAATGCCCATTTCCGCAAAATTGCTGAGCATGTAAAAAAAGGTATTTTAGAAGCGGGTGGTTATCCTGTTGAATTCCCTGTTTTCTCTAATGGAGAATCTAACCTACGCCCAACGGCGATGCTGACACGAAATTTAGCGAGTATGGATGTAGAAGAAGCGATTCGCGGCAACCCGATGGATGGGGTTGTACTGTTAACAGGCTGCGATAAAACTACCCCTGCGCTGCTAATGGGTGCGGCCAGCTGCGATGTCCCTGCCATTGTCGTCACCGGTGGGCCAATGCTAAATGGCAAACATAAAGGGAAAGATATCGGTGCGGGCACTATCGTCTGGCAAATGCATGAAGAGCTAAAAGCTGGCAAAATTGATCTCAACGAATTTTTATCTGCAGAGTCGGGGATGTCGCGCTCAGCGGGTACATGTAATACGATGGGTACTGCCTCGACGATGGCTTGTATGGCTGAAGCATTAGGGACTTCTTTACCACATAATGCCGCTATTCCAGCAGTGGATTCACGCCGTTATGTTTTGGCGCACTTATCAGGTATGCGTATTGTCGATATGGTTAAAGAAGATCTGACGTTATCCAAAATTTTAACCAAAGAAGCGTTTGAAAATGCGATTAAAGTCAACGCCGCCATTGGTGGATCAACCAACGCAGTGATTCATTTAAAAGCCATTGCTGGACGTATTGGTGTTGATTTAGAGCTAGAAGACTGGAATCGTATTGGTCGCGGTATGCCTACCATTGTGGATTTGCAGCCGTCAGGGCGATTTTTGATGGAAGAGTTTTATTATAGCGGCGGCCTACCTGCGGTACTGCGCCGTATGGGGGAGCACAATCTACTACCGCATCCGCAAGCACTGACTGCGAACGGACAAAGCATTTGGGAGAATTGTCAAAGCTCGCCTATCTATAATGATGAGGTTATCCGTCAAATAGATAATCCACTGAGTAAAGATGGCGGGATGTGTATCTTACATGGCAATCTAGCACCAAAAGGTGCCGTTCTCAAACCATCTGCCGCTTCAGCAGAATTGATGACACATCGTGGCCGCGCCGTGGTGTTTGAAGACCTTGATGACTACAAAGCACGTATTGTAGATCCAGATTTGGATGTCGATGAAACCTGCGTTCTGGTACTTAAAAACGCAGGACCTAAAGGGTATCCCGGTATGGCTGAAGTTGGCAATATGGGATTGCCGCCCAAGCTGTTAGAAAAAGGCATCACAGATATGCTACGAATTTCTGATGCGCGCATGAGTGGTACGGCGTATGGCAGCGTGGTATTACACGTGGCACCAGAAGCCCGAGCAGGGGGACCATTAGCTGCTGTGCAAAACGGTGACTTTATTGAGCTTGATGCTTACGCTGGAAAACTGCACTTAGATGTTAGCGATAAAGAGCTACAGCAGCGTCTGGCCAATTTACCAGCACCGCCGACACCTAATTTCATCGGCGGCTATCGTGAACTCTATGTCAAGCACGTGCTGCAAGCGGA